The Nitrospira sp. KM1 genome includes a window with the following:
- a CDS encoding RNA polymerase sigma factor, giving the protein MTSADIEQLYREHQPTLVRWLARLVGCRETAADLAQESYLRIAGMDGLKTVDHPRAFLFRTARNLAFDHLRKTNTRSKTVEPLDDALDVPSAQPSVEQILLDRQQVDLFTKTLEALPDRCREVFILHRFHHCSYDSIARQLGISKSTVEKHMIRALQHCRKAMLEYEASSR; this is encoded by the coding sequence ATGACCTCGGCAGACATCGAACAGCTCTATCGTGAACATCAACCCACGTTGGTGCGCTGGCTCGCGCGTCTCGTCGGGTGTCGGGAAACAGCGGCCGACCTGGCGCAGGAAAGTTATTTGCGCATCGCCGGAATGGACGGCCTGAAGACGGTCGATCATCCCAGGGCGTTCTTGTTTCGCACGGCCCGGAACCTTGCCTTCGACCACCTACGAAAAACGAATACGCGCAGCAAGACAGTCGAGCCGCTCGACGACGCGCTGGATGTTCCCAGTGCGCAACCGTCGGTCGAACAAATCTTATTGGATCGCCAACAGGTCGATCTGTTCACCAAGACGCTCGAGGCACTTCCCGACCGGTGCCGGGAAGTCTTTATCCTCCATCGATTCCATCATTGTTCGTACGACAGTATTGCCCGGCAACTCGGCATCTCAAAGAGCACAGTCGAGAAGCACATGATCCGGGCATTGCAGCATTGCCGAAAGGCCATGCTTGAATACGAGGCGTCCAGCCGATAG
- a CDS encoding FecR family protein, protein MIVSDDRKDTEFADEAAQWFVRLDAGPLNPDEQRAFDAWQAQSPKHRQMFQEMTDLWSSFDRLPENRSSLPASTSSARLSLAADRRGRSFSRWASGAAVAASVGLCLFWLAGEWPVMTADYRTSVGEQKTVTLADGSIVHMNTSSALSADFTPGGRHLTLIKGDAVFDVAPDASRPFRVEAGGLRATALGTQFFVHREGSHVSVTVLDHRVAVATSSADGQSNVTLEPGQQISYEPSQGLSHIREADLRAAVAWRRGKIIFEGETLGTVIDQLNRYHRGKIVIVDPGLRNMRVNGVFQTADPIQVITALEETLQISSTHLTDYFIFLHR, encoded by the coding sequence ATGATCGTGAGCGACGACCGGAAAGACACCGAGTTTGCCGATGAGGCGGCGCAGTGGTTCGTGCGGCTGGATGCGGGACCGCTGAACCCGGATGAGCAGCGTGCGTTCGATGCGTGGCAAGCACAGAGTCCGAAGCACCGGCAGATGTTCCAGGAAATGACCGATCTCTGGAGCAGCTTCGATCGGTTGCCGGAGAACAGGTCATCACTTCCGGCAAGCACTTCGTCCGCGCGTCTGTCGCTGGCAGCCGACAGGCGCGGCCGCTCCTTCTCACGCTGGGCAAGTGGTGCTGCCGTAGCCGCATCGGTCGGATTGTGCCTGTTCTGGCTGGCCGGCGAATGGCCGGTCATGACGGCCGACTACCGGACATCCGTCGGCGAGCAAAAGACCGTGACGCTTGCCGATGGCTCGATCGTTCATATGAACACCTCTTCGGCGCTCTCGGCTGATTTTACACCCGGGGGGCGCCACCTCACCTTGATCAAGGGCGATGCCGTGTTCGACGTCGCGCCGGACGCGTCACGGCCATTCCGTGTCGAGGCGGGAGGTCTCAGGGCCACGGCGCTGGGAACGCAGTTTTTTGTACACCGCGAAGGCAGCCATGTATCGGTGACCGTACTGGATCATCGTGTGGCGGTGGCGACGTCGAGCGCCGATGGTCAGTCGAACGTGACATTGGAACCGGGTCAACAGATCTCCTATGAGCCGTCGCAGGGCTTGAGTCACATTCGCGAAGCGGATCTTCGAGCTGCCGTGGCCTGGCGCCGGGGCAAGATCATCTTCGAAGGGGAGACGCTCGGGACGGTCATCGACCAGTTGAACCGCTACCATCGAGGAAAGATCGTGATCGTCGATCCCGGTCTGCGAAATATGCGAGTCAACGGCGTGTTTCAGACCGCCGACCCCATACAAGTCATTACAGCTTTGGAAGAAACGCTGCAGATCAGCTCTACGCATTTGACGGACTACTTCATCTTCTTGCATCGGTAG
- a CDS encoding TonB-dependent siderophore receptor: MNRTPAGRSAFDRPAVLRVIAVIVLLSMVLVGHPSHAQPADAYDFDIPSQPLDQALKAFAEKTDLLLSYEAGMTAGRRSAGVSGRYTSEEALRRLLSGTGLDYRFANDKTVTLQPADGSMIVPIIPPPLSEASSAELGAVQKPVKVPEILVKDVRERDNDTKSYVAEEASTATRTDTPIRDVPQSIQVITRKVIEEQRAFRLAEGLQNVSGVITNRPSQGLNDSFLVRGFAVDTLYRNGLVDPANILVGTDSYNLQRLEVLKGPASVLYGQSDPSGIINVVTKKPLADPYYSTNVMFGSYNFYRTELDATGPLNSKKTLLYRINVVGQKAESFVDYVKRDLVAVAPALSWLIDSRTTLTVEAEYMRRWVPSYNGVPALGTVLPNINGEIPRNRNTSLGEAERQERAMTRVGYDLTHQLNNNWAIRNAYRYTVFEGIKLLDAFPLALAPDQRTLSRAGIDIGNSAGSMWHRHFHNTFTNLTGHFDLLGMDHRLLAGIELRQDKTDPSQGSSRNAPDLDIFAPNYSLTLSGPTDSFLIKSDMKAAGVYLQDLMAILPNLKFLGGVRFDYVHQSVNPTEDTLANSDDTGISPRLGLVYQPIEPVSLYTSWTRGFLPNAPNSINPNGQLFKPERSTQYEMGIKSFFLNDRISTTLAWYHLTRENLLTPDPTLGGLGFMVQTGEQRSQGVEFDVTASLTDGWNIIGSYAYTDAEVTKDNDVNLLNKRLAMVPYNKATLWSTYFFQEGTLSGFGVGGGVFGYTRGNASIFGSQVSVPGYVRVDAALYYNHDLKAGNWLHAKQVNMAVNFRNIFDQGYIETTFNSTTQFFFGEPRTVLATVGLKF; encoded by the coding sequence GTGAACAGAACGCCAGCGGGTCGGTCTGCCTTCGACAGACCGGCCGTTCTTCGAGTCATAGCGGTGATCGTGCTGCTGAGCATGGTGCTGGTCGGACATCCGTCGCATGCACAACCGGCTGATGCCTACGACTTCGATATTCCTTCGCAGCCGCTGGATCAGGCCTTGAAGGCGTTTGCCGAAAAGACCGATCTGTTGTTGAGCTATGAAGCCGGCATGACGGCAGGACGCCGATCGGCGGGCGTTTCAGGCCGTTATACGTCTGAAGAAGCCTTGCGACGCTTGCTGAGCGGTACCGGGCTGGACTATCGCTTTGCGAACGACAAGACCGTGACGCTGCAGCCCGCTGACGGTTCGATGATTGTGCCGATCATTCCGCCACCTTTGAGTGAGGCGTCCAGTGCGGAACTCGGCGCAGTTCAGAAACCTGTGAAAGTGCCAGAGATTCTTGTAAAAGACGTCCGCGAGCGGGACAACGATACGAAATCGTATGTGGCCGAGGAGGCCAGTACAGCGACGAGAACCGATACACCTATTCGGGATGTGCCGCAATCGATTCAAGTCATTACAAGGAAGGTGATCGAGGAGCAGCGGGCGTTTCGTCTCGCTGAGGGGCTGCAAAATGTATCCGGTGTTATCACAAACCGTCCATCACAAGGACTTAACGATTCCTTTCTGGTTCGTGGGTTTGCCGTCGATACGCTCTACCGCAATGGACTTGTTGATCCTGCGAATATCCTGGTTGGAACAGACAGCTATAACCTCCAACGGCTGGAGGTGCTAAAGGGACCAGCATCAGTGCTCTATGGTCAGAGTGATCCGAGCGGCATCATCAATGTCGTCACCAAAAAACCTCTTGCGGATCCCTACTACTCGACCAATGTCATGTTTGGCAGCTACAATTTTTACCGGACCGAACTCGATGCAACCGGTCCACTCAATAGCAAAAAAACATTGCTGTATAGAATCAATGTGGTCGGACAGAAAGCTGAGAGCTTCGTGGACTATGTCAAACGGGATTTGGTAGCCGTGGCGCCAGCTCTCTCGTGGCTTATCGATTCACGCACAACTTTGACCGTGGAAGCGGAATATATGCGGCGATGGGTTCCCTCGTACAACGGCGTCCCGGCATTGGGAACTGTGCTCCCCAATATCAATGGCGAAATTCCCCGCAACAGAAATACTTCCTTGGGAGAAGCGGAGCGGCAGGAGCGGGCGATGACTCGGGTAGGCTACGATCTGACTCACCAGTTGAACAACAATTGGGCCATTCGCAACGCCTATCGTTATACAGTCTTCGAGGGCATCAAACTCCTTGATGCTTTCCCGCTTGCCCTCGCACCCGATCAGCGCACTCTCTCCCGTGCTGGAATCGATATCGGCAATTCTGCAGGATCCATGTGGCACCGCCACTTTCATAATACGTTTACGAATCTGACCGGGCACTTCGATCTGCTGGGAATGGACCATCGTCTTTTAGCCGGGATCGAGCTACGGCAGGACAAGACAGATCCTAGTCAAGGTTCATCAAGAAACGCTCCAGACTTGGATATCTTCGCACCAAATTATTCCCTGACACTGAGCGGCCCCACGGATTCATTTCTCATCAAGTCCGACATGAAAGCCGCTGGCGTGTATCTTCAAGATCTGATGGCCATCTTGCCGAATCTCAAATTCTTGGGCGGTGTCCGCTTTGACTACGTCCATCAGAGCGTCAATCCGACCGAGGATACGCTTGCCAACTCCGACGATACAGGTATTAGTCCTCGACTCGGCCTCGTATACCAGCCGATCGAACCAGTGTCCCTATACACGTCATGGACTCGAGGCTTTCTTCCCAATGCACCTAACAGCATCAATCCGAACGGTCAATTATTCAAACCGGAACGGTCGACGCAGTACGAAATGGGGATTAAATCATTTTTTCTCAATGATCGTATTTCTACCACATTGGCCTGGTATCACTTGACGAGAGAAAATCTGCTGACGCCGGATCCAACGCTCGGTGGACTGGGGTTCATGGTTCAGACCGGCGAGCAGCGGAGTCAGGGAGTTGAATTCGACGTGACAGCCAGTTTGACTGATGGATGGAACATAATCGGTAGCTATGCCTACACTGACGCGGAGGTGACAAAGGACAATGATGTGAATTTGCTGAACAAACGTCTGGCTATGGTTCCCTATAATAAGGCGACGTTGTGGTCTACATATTTCTTCCAGGAAGGGACTTTAAGCGGCTTCGGCGTCGGTGGTGGAGTATTTGGTTACACGCGAGGTAATGCTTCGATTTTTGGTTCGCAGGTCAGTGTGCCTGGTTATGTCAGAGTGGATGCAGCCCTCTACTATAATCACGACTTGAAGGCGGGCAATTGGCTCCATGCCAAGCAGGTCAATATGGCGGTTAACTTCCGCAACATTTTCGATCAGGGGTATATCGAGACCACCTTTAACTCTACTACCCAGTTTTTTTTCGGCGAGCCGCGTACCGTCCTGGCTACAGTCGGATTGAAGTTCTAA
- a CDS encoding efflux RND transporter permease subunit: MVIYLVMAAQFESFVHPFVILLSVPPAVVGAVLALKLSGGTLNIYSEIGLVMLIGLVSKNAILIVEFANQLRARGAALERAVLEAATLRLRPILMTTAATLLGALPLALATGAGAAGRRQIGLVIVGGLVVSTSLTLFLVPAVYRLLARRSHHPEPAAYEPSSPPVCEPESSVAELR; the protein is encoded by the coding sequence GTGGTCATCTATCTTGTCATGGCCGCCCAATTTGAAAGCTTCGTGCATCCCTTCGTCATCCTGCTGTCTGTTCCACCGGCCGTGGTGGGAGCCGTCCTCGCCCTGAAGCTGAGCGGCGGGACTTTGAACATTTATAGTGAAATCGGTCTGGTGATGCTGATCGGCCTGGTGAGCAAGAATGCCATTCTCATCGTCGAGTTTGCCAACCAACTGCGCGCCCGCGGGGCGGCGCTGGAACGCGCCGTGCTGGAGGCTGCGACGCTGCGGTTGCGCCCCATCCTGATGACGACGGCCGCGACGCTGCTCGGGGCTCTGCCGTTGGCATTGGCGACGGGGGCCGGGGCCGCAGGACGCCGCCAAATCGGCCTGGTCATCGTCGGCGGGCTGGTGGTCTCCACCTCGCTGACGCTGTTTCTGGTGCCGGCGGTATATCGGTTACTCGCCCGCAGATCGCATCATCCGGAGCCGGCTGCATATGAGCCATCGTCTCCACCGGTCTGCGAGCCGGAGTCGTCTGTCGCCGAACTCCGGTGA
- a CDS encoding FecR family protein, translated as MMLVTMAEPKRDVLEEATEWFARLDSGDFTQEDIQQFEAWRLKSPAHDAAFERVQRTWAAPDMVMALEPFSPEVEPVRRNRLSFRSTRWLPAASIAASVLIAGLWFMGDPILMALRADVLTSVGEQKTVRLPDKSSMILNTNTAVVTHVDGKERRVELLKGEAFFQVQADPNRPFTVQHAEHQVQVLGTEFIVRERQKETTVTVVKGLVRVSGSVSQSRELIPGQQISIGTDGELGPIRDVAATDAMAWTRRRLVVSDTPLSDVIAEIQRYHPGYVLIWNDEIRSIRVTGIYDLANTAETLSILAKTLPIQLDKLTDRFIILR; from the coding sequence ATGATGCTGGTTACTATGGCAGAACCCAAAAGGGATGTTCTCGAAGAAGCCACCGAGTGGTTTGCTCGATTGGATTCAGGGGACTTTACGCAGGAGGACATTCAACAGTTCGAAGCGTGGCGCCTGAAGAGTCCGGCACATGACGCCGCGTTCGAGCGTGTGCAGCGGACGTGGGCCGCACCGGACATGGTCATGGCACTTGAGCCCTTCTCTCCGGAGGTCGAACCGGTTCGCCGCAACCGGCTTTCTTTTCGCTCGACGCGATGGCTCCCTGCTGCGAGCATCGCGGCGTCGGTCCTGATCGCTGGCCTATGGTTCATGGGCGATCCCATTCTCATGGCATTGCGGGCCGACGTTCTCACGTCAGTGGGCGAGCAGAAAACCGTTCGACTGCCGGACAAATCTTCAATGATTCTCAACACGAATACGGCCGTCGTCACTCATGTCGATGGGAAGGAACGCCGCGTCGAATTACTGAAAGGCGAAGCGTTCTTCCAGGTGCAGGCCGATCCGAATCGTCCATTTACCGTCCAGCATGCGGAACATCAGGTACAGGTGCTGGGGACCGAGTTCATCGTGCGAGAACGGCAAAAAGAAACGACGGTCACAGTTGTCAAAGGGCTCGTGCGGGTGTCGGGATCCGTTTCCCAGTCGCGTGAACTAATCCCAGGGCAGCAAATCTCTATTGGCACGGACGGCGAGCTTGGGCCGATTCGCGACGTGGCAGCGACCGATGCGATGGCATGGACACGCCGGCGATTGGTCGTATCGGATACCCCTCTTTCCGACGTGATCGCTGAAATTCAACGGTATCATCCCGGATACGTGCTGATCTGGAATGACGAGATTCGATCGATCCGTGTCACGGGCATCTACGATCTCGCAAACACGGCGGAGACGTTGAGCATCCTCGCCAAGACGCTGCCCATCCAGTTGGATAAGCTCACCGACCGCTTCATCATCCTCCGTTAG
- a CDS encoding RNA polymerase sigma factor has product MSTSSPSDLEGFFQDYQSELLARLKRIVGCADTAADLAQETYLRLMRTPHVRDIAHPRAYLHRIATNLALDHLRKEKLRLPLHATLEDASVVPSSAPAPLDEIYGKQRLAVFQDAFQSLEATTRNVLWLRRVQGCSHEVIADRLKLTKRQVENHLAKALYHCQKALDDEAGA; this is encoded by the coding sequence ATGAGCACATCCTCTCCGTCCGATCTCGAAGGATTTTTTCAGGACTATCAGTCCGAGTTGCTTGCGCGATTGAAACGTATCGTCGGCTGTGCCGATACCGCCGCGGACCTCGCACAGGAGACATATTTGCGCCTGATGCGCACGCCGCATGTGAGGGACATTGCGCATCCGCGTGCCTACCTGCATCGCATCGCGACGAATCTCGCGCTCGATCATCTTCGCAAAGAGAAATTGCGCCTGCCTCTGCATGCCACTTTGGAAGATGCGAGCGTCGTCCCCAGCAGCGCACCGGCGCCGCTCGATGAGATTTACGGCAAGCAGCGGCTGGCCGTGTTCCAGGATGCATTTCAATCTCTGGAAGCAACGACCCGCAACGTGCTGTGGCTGCGCCGTGTACAGGGCTGCTCGCATGAAGTCATCGCGGATCGGTTGAAATTGACGAAGCGGCAAGTGGAAAACCATCTGGCGAAAGCGCTATATCATTGCCAGAAGGCCCTTGACGATGAGGCAGGGGCATGA
- a CDS encoding sigma-70 family RNA polymerase sigma factor codes for MDDQHSLPLPATIERHYSELTAFLTRKLGCPTLAAELVHEAYIRVRNVGTKASIDNPLAYLYRIVHNLAKDHRRGLLRRASHISDESVPENIADERPNIEVHLDEQRRMAMLQQAVNELPPRCREVFELRKYHSMEQDAIAEHLGISRSMVEKHLRKALLYCRQRVQELSGS; via the coding sequence ATGGACGATCAGCACTCATTGCCGTTGCCGGCCACGATCGAGCGGCACTACAGCGAACTCACGGCTTTCCTGACGCGCAAGCTCGGCTGTCCGACGTTGGCGGCGGAGCTGGTGCATGAAGCCTATATCCGTGTTCGAAATGTCGGGACAAAGGCGTCCATCGACAATCCGTTGGCCTACCTCTATCGCATCGTGCACAATCTCGCCAAGGATCATCGCCGTGGCTTGCTGCGCCGCGCATCTCACATCAGCGATGAGTCTGTCCCTGAGAATATCGCGGACGAGCGTCCCAATATCGAAGTCCATCTCGACGAACAGCGGCGAATGGCGATGCTTCAGCAGGCGGTGAACGAGTTGCCGCCGCGCTGCCGCGAAGTCTTCGAACTCAGAAAATATCACTCGATGGAGCAGGACGCGATTGCGGAGCATCTGGGCATCTCTCGCAGCATGGTGGAAAAGCACCTGAGGAAGGCTTTATTGTATTGCCGTCAACGTGTCCAGGAACTGAGCGGCTCATGA
- a CDS encoding FecR family protein: MSLTMTDDRSQDEMDSMGSPAGPSDEAIVWFARLSSGEMTDRERTKFWEWRNHSADHEQAFVEICRLWDKPELMEAAGALAGLGTQAESRSIPERHWVRALVAAVVLLIVSAVAYQFDVPIRFQADWLTAVGERQTITLADESTVILNTNSAIASNYRPDSRRVQLLKGEAMFKVQPDATRPFLVEHGGLVARAVGTAFVVRESGNITHVSVVEGVVSVESSTASQVTLEAGQRAIMNADGKISVQSIDTDVTLAWLQGRLVFENTPFVQVIEEISRYHGGYIGVWNPSLAGLAVSGTYNLSNPTTILATLTKTLPVQMTRITDRFVVFR, from the coding sequence ATGTCGCTGACGATGACGGACGACCGCTCTCAAGATGAAATGGATTCAATGGGTTCGCCGGCAGGCCCATCCGATGAAGCCATCGTGTGGTTCGCCAGGTTGTCTTCGGGTGAAATGACAGACCGGGAACGGACGAAGTTTTGGGAGTGGCGAAACCACAGTGCCGACCACGAGCAGGCATTTGTGGAGATCTGCAGGCTTTGGGATAAGCCCGAATTGATGGAAGCGGCGGGAGCACTGGCAGGATTAGGCACGCAGGCGGAGAGCCGGAGTATCCCGGAGCGGCATTGGGTTCGGGCGCTCGTAGCGGCGGTCGTCCTGCTGATTGTGAGTGCCGTGGCATACCAATTCGACGTGCCGATTCGTTTCCAGGCAGACTGGCTCACGGCCGTTGGAGAGCGGCAGACGATTACGTTGGCGGATGAATCGACCGTCATCCTGAATACGAACTCTGCCATCGCATCCAACTATCGTCCGGACAGCCGCCGGGTGCAGTTACTCAAGGGCGAGGCGATGTTCAAGGTGCAGCCGGATGCGACGCGGCCATTCTTGGTTGAGCATGGCGGGTTGGTCGCTCGGGCCGTTGGTACCGCGTTTGTCGTGCGGGAGTCCGGCAACATCACCCACGTTTCGGTCGTGGAAGGAGTGGTGTCGGTGGAATCATCGACGGCTTCTCAGGTCACCCTGGAGGCCGGTCAGCGGGCGATCATGAATGCTGACGGCAAGATCTCCGTGCAATCGATCGATACCGATGTGACGTTGGCCTGGCTGCAAGGTCGACTGGTATTTGAAAACACGCCGTTCGTTCAAGTGATTGAGGAAATCTCGCGATATCACGGAGGCTATATCGGCGTCTGGAATCCCTCGCTGGCCGGTCTCGCCGTCAGCGGAACCTACAATCTCTCGAACCCCACCACGATTTTAGCGACGTTAACGAAAACTCTCCCCGTACAGATGACCCGTATAACCGACCGGTTCGTCGTCTTCCGATAA
- a CDS encoding TonB-dependent receptor: MRGRPQWTIATVTMVCVFMVGGMVDIAAASSPVLLAQDQQFSRSKTPMEFDIASQPLTSSLSKFAAVTGLQVSYNAELASNLQSPGVVGRLTPEEALTQLLSGTGLGFTFVDQDTVTLQRTNGSPQSAVPLAAGAGAVAAAEGGASAATANQKPVKVPEILVKEVRERDTDTKSYVADEASTAMRTDTPIRDTPQSIQVITRKVIEEQRAIRLDDVLQNVSGIFSAALSNDVNDGFFIRGFAVSNNQFVRNGLIDPFSALNASDPYNIQRLEVLKGPSSVLYGIGDPGGVINIITRKPLPDATYSANVILGNFNLYRSELDATGPLNASKTLLYRMTVVGQKAGSYMDFANRDVVGITPAMTWIAGSRTTLTIEGEYFKRWTQRVSGLPAEGTVLPNINGPLPRNLFTGMGDFGRNNRTNYRVGYDLSHQFNNNWSIRNMYRYSIQDISQVNGEPVALDADQRTFQRIWFGSETSIARAHYHDMITNVIGHFRIFEMDHTLLTGLELRQERSNPSQQVLRMDPSLSLDLYAPNYGINPYNAPIVSNSRFDQGQSLAGVYLQDQIALFHNLKLVGGIRFDYVHQWAKNGPYLDNPPEQNSDDTGVSPRVGLVYQPIEPVSLYTSWMRGFLPNAPGFFNPTGALFKPERSEQYEVGMKTFFLQNRVSATLAWYHLTRQNLVTPDPFLPGFLVQTGEQRSQGIELDVTATLATGWNVIGSYTYTDAEVTQDNDPALVNKRLGLVPYNKASIWSTYHFQEGALKGFGLGGGVLGYTSRNASIFGPGQVEMPGYAIVNASLYYDHDLQSGNWLGAKQVNIAVNFRNLFDQRYVAVAENSTTRFYFGDPRTVLATVGLRF; encoded by the coding sequence GTGAGGGGACGGCCACAATGGACGATCGCCACTGTGACCATGGTGTGTGTGTTCATGGTGGGCGGCATGGTTGACATCGCCGCTGCGTCCTCGCCGGTACTCCTTGCTCAAGACCAGCAGTTCTCTCGAAGCAAAACGCCGATGGAATTTGATATCGCTTCACAGCCGCTGACGTCGTCGCTCAGTAAATTTGCTGCGGTGACAGGTCTGCAAGTGAGCTATAACGCAGAACTGGCGAGCAACTTACAGTCCCCGGGCGTCGTTGGTCGTCTTACCCCGGAGGAAGCCCTGACGCAACTATTATCCGGTACGGGGTTGGGCTTCACTTTCGTGGATCAGGATACCGTGACCCTGCAACGAACAAACGGATCTCCACAGAGCGCCGTGCCGCTTGCGGCTGGGGCAGGAGCGGTGGCCGCCGCAGAAGGCGGCGCTTCCGCCGCTACGGCGAATCAGAAGCCCGTCAAGGTGCCGGAAATTCTCGTGAAAGAAGTACGAGAGCGGGATACCGATACCAAGTCGTACGTGGCTGATGAAGCCAGCACCGCCATGCGAACCGATACGCCAATCCGTGACACGCCGCAATCAATTCAAGTAATTACGAGGAAGGTCATCGAAGAACAGCGGGCAATCAGGCTAGACGACGTGCTTCAAAATGTCAGCGGTATTTTCTCTGCCGCCCTCAGTAATGATGTCAATGATGGATTTTTTATTCGTGGCTTTGCTGTGAGCAATAATCAATTCGTGCGCAATGGCCTGATCGATCCCTTTTCTGCATTGAATGCATCCGATCCCTATAACATCCAGCGACTGGAGGTGCTGAAAGGTCCCTCTTCGGTTCTCTATGGAATTGGTGATCCCGGTGGCGTGATCAATATCATCACGAGAAAACCACTCCCCGATGCGACTTATTCTGCCAATGTCATCCTAGGTAATTTCAACCTCTATCGCTCTGAGCTCGACGCCACGGGCCCACTGAATGCCAGCAAGACACTACTTTATCGGATGACCGTGGTCGGCCAAAAAGCCGGTAGCTACATGGACTTCGCCAACCGAGATGTTGTAGGGATTACTCCAGCCATGACCTGGATCGCAGGGTCTCGTACCACGCTGACCATCGAAGGGGAATATTTCAAGCGCTGGACGCAGCGTGTTTCCGGCCTTCCAGCGGAGGGCACGGTGCTGCCTAATATCAATGGACCCCTCCCTCGGAATCTTTTTACTGGGATGGGCGATTTCGGGCGTAATAATCGAACGAACTATCGAGTTGGGTATGATCTGTCTCACCAATTTAACAACAATTGGTCCATTCGAAATATGTATCGCTATTCGATCCAAGATATCAGTCAAGTCAATGGTGAGCCCGTAGCCTTGGATGCTGATCAACGGACCTTCCAGCGAATATGGTTTGGATCTGAGACGAGTATTGCTCGAGCGCATTATCACGACATGATCACGAATGTGATTGGTCATTTTAGAATTTTCGAGATGGACCATACGTTGTTGACTGGATTGGAATTGCGACAAGAGCGTAGCAATCCCTCCCAGCAGGTTCTTCGCATGGATCCCTCATTGAGTCTGGACCTCTACGCACCGAACTACGGTATTAACCCGTATAATGCGCCCATCGTGAGCAATAGTCGGTTTGATCAGGGTCAGAGCCTCGCTGGGGTCTACCTTCAAGATCAAATCGCTCTGTTCCACAATCTCAAACTCGTCGGCGGCATCCGTTTCGACTATGTACATCAGTGGGCAAAGAACGGCCCCTACCTGGATAATCCGCCTGAGCAGAATTCCGACGACACGGGGGTGAGTCCGCGTGTTGGATTGGTGTATCAACCCATCGAGCCGGTTTCGTTGTATACCTCATGGATGCGTGGGTTCTTGCCCAATGCTCCTGGTTTTTTTAATCCTACCGGTGCGCTTTTCAAGCCTGAGCGATCGGAACAGTATGAAGTCGGGATGAAGACCTTCTTTCTGCAGAATCGTGTGTCCGCGACGCTGGCCTGGTATCACCTGACCCGGCAAAATCTTGTTACACCCGATCCGTTCCTCCCGGGGTTCTTAGTCCAGACCGGTGAGCAGCGCAGTCAAGGCATCGAGCTGGATGTCACAGCAACTCTTGCAACAGGCTGGAACGTCATTGGAAGTTATACATATACCGACGCAGAAGTCACTCAAGACAACGATCCGGCGCTTGTGAACAAGCGCTTGGGGCTGGTTCCGTATAACAAAGCGTCGATCTGGTCTACCTACCACTTCCAAGAGGGAGCCCTGAAAGGATTTGGTCTTGGCGGAGGGGTATTGGGCTATACAAGCCGGAATGCGTCGATCTTTGGGCCGGGGCAAGTGGAAATGCCAGGCTATGCCATCGTGAATGCCTCGCTTTACTATGATCACGATCTGCAATCTGGAAATTGGCTAGGGGCAAAGCAAGTGAATATCGCAGTGAATTTCAGGAATTTGTTCGATCAACGTTACGTGGCAGTTGCTGAGAACAGCACAACTCGTTTTTACTTCGGCGATCCCCGCACGGTACTGGCCACAGTCGGCTTGCGGTTCTGA